One genomic region from Gemmatimonadota bacterium encodes:
- a CDS encoding valine--tRNA ligase — protein MTTPPTAEIPAQYDPAATEREWYERWLAADAFTADAARSTRSGGDRTPFTIVMPPPNVTAVLHVGHGLNNTVQDVIARWRRMCGDEMLWLPGTDHAGIATQNIVEKLLASEGKTRFDLGRDAFIARTMEFVADTGGAILEQLRSIGASCDWSRTAYTLSPELSVAVREAFVQLHERGLIYRGHRVIHWCPRCLTSLSDEEAEHDDEAGSLYHIRYAIVGEPGKWLTVATTRPETMLGDVALAVNPDDERYASLIGRTVILPIAGIEIPIIADAYADPAFGTGVVKITPAHDPNDFEVGKRHALSMPVIMTAEGNIDNVTDAEGRVPPELRGVERFEARDRIVAMLKESGALAKVEAHQHAVRHCYRCGTVVEPRLSDQWFVRMRELAAPALEGVRTGRIRILPERWEAVYVNWLEGIRDWNISRQLWWGHRIPVWYCVNHGCVTVSRTDVTSCPDCGGPVRQDEDVLDTWFSSWLWPFSTLGWPNADAADLRAFYPTDDLVTAPEILFFWVARMVMAGYAFMGDAPFHTIYLHGTVRDTNHVKMSKSLGNGIDPLDVVRLYGADALRYTVISGMGMGADLVLDPGDLDRSFAPGRNFATKLWNIGRFLLTKVGEEPVVSVSDIEPSRLARADRWILDRLNVAIGECDAALGPARPTGTTWDRSELHAGLRLNEYAETARRFVWNELADWYLESVKSRVATEGDDRDVARAVLVHVFDAALRLLHPVIPFITEALWQRLPERAAKDSPLLCTATWPVASPVRADGGAAEFERVRECVDALRAMRAEYGVTPGKVVHAVVVATPTPELYITEAGLIGQLARATLTVSGRVDGPAVHTLLADGSDLVISLGGLVDLEQERRKLEVELNQLEGQLAALRGRLANESFTTRAPAHIVDAERAKEREWSARAEALRKKVITLGVGT, from the coding sequence ATGACCACGCCCCCGACAGCTGAGATTCCAGCTCAGTACGATCCGGCGGCGACCGAGCGCGAGTGGTATGAGCGCTGGCTCGCCGCCGATGCATTTACGGCCGATGCCGCCCGCTCCACTCGCAGCGGCGGAGATCGCACGCCCTTCACCATAGTGATGCCGCCGCCAAACGTCACCGCGGTGCTGCACGTCGGCCACGGATTGAACAACACCGTGCAGGACGTGATAGCGCGCTGGCGTCGCATGTGCGGCGACGAAATGCTCTGGCTCCCCGGCACCGACCACGCGGGCATCGCGACACAGAACATCGTGGAGAAGTTGCTGGCGAGCGAGGGAAAGACACGCTTCGACCTCGGCCGCGACGCATTCATCGCGCGCACGATGGAGTTCGTCGCCGACACGGGCGGCGCGATCCTCGAACAGTTGCGATCGATCGGCGCGTCGTGCGACTGGTCGCGCACTGCTTACACGCTGTCGCCGGAGTTGTCGGTCGCGGTGCGCGAAGCGTTCGTGCAGCTGCACGAGCGGGGATTAATCTATCGTGGTCACCGCGTCATCCACTGGTGTCCGCGCTGTCTCACGTCATTGAGCGACGAGGAAGCGGAGCACGACGACGAAGCGGGCTCGCTTTACCACATCAGATACGCGATCGTGGGAGAGCCGGGCAAGTGGCTCACCGTTGCAACTACGCGCCCCGAAACGATGCTCGGCGACGTCGCACTGGCGGTGAACCCGGATGACGAGCGATACGCATCGCTGATCGGCAGGACCGTCATTCTCCCGATAGCCGGCATCGAGATTCCGATAATTGCGGATGCGTACGCCGATCCCGCCTTCGGCACGGGTGTCGTCAAGATCACGCCCGCGCACGATCCCAACGATTTCGAAGTTGGAAAGCGCCACGCGCTGTCGATGCCGGTGATCATGACGGCGGAAGGCAACATCGACAACGTTACGGATGCCGAGGGACGTGTTCCGCCCGAACTGCGCGGCGTGGAGCGGTTCGAGGCGCGCGACCGCATCGTAGCGATGCTCAAGGAAAGTGGCGCACTTGCGAAGGTCGAGGCACATCAACACGCAGTTCGACATTGCTATCGGTGTGGAACGGTTGTGGAGCCGCGCCTGTCGGACCAGTGGTTCGTGCGCATGCGCGAGCTCGCTGCGCCGGCACTCGAGGGCGTGCGTACCGGGCGCATTCGCATCCTCCCGGAGCGCTGGGAAGCGGTGTACGTGAACTGGCTGGAAGGGATTCGCGACTGGAATATCTCGCGTCAGCTCTGGTGGGGACATCGCATCCCAGTCTGGTATTGCGTGAATCACGGCTGCGTGACCGTGAGCCGGACGGACGTCACATCGTGTCCTGATTGCGGCGGTCCGGTGCGGCAGGACGAGGATGTGCTCGACACCTGGTTCTCTTCCTGGCTCTGGCCGTTTTCCACGCTCGGTTGGCCGAACGCGGATGCAGCGGATCTCAGGGCGTTCTATCCGACCGACGATCTCGTTACTGCACCGGAGATTCTGTTCTTCTGGGTCGCGCGAATGGTGATGGCCGGTTACGCCTTCATGGGCGACGCTCCGTTTCACACGATCTATCTGCACGGAACGGTTCGCGATACAAACCATGTGAAGATGTCCAAGTCACTTGGCAACGGGATCGATCCGCTCGATGTCGTGCGTCTCTATGGTGCCGATGCGTTGCGCTACACCGTGATCTCGGGAATGGGAATGGGTGCGGACCTGGTACTCGATCCGGGCGATCTGGATCGCTCGTTCGCGCCGGGCCGCAATTTCGCGACGAAGCTCTGGAACATCGGACGCTTTCTTCTCACCAAGGTTGGTGAGGAGCCCGTCGTTTCCGTAAGCGACATCGAACCTTCGCGGCTTGCGCGCGCCGACCGCTGGATTCTCGATCGTCTCAACGTCGCGATTGGGGAATGCGACGCTGCCCTGGGCCCGGCTCGTCCAACTGGCACCACGTGGGATCGGAGCGAGCTGCACGCTGGACTGCGATTGAACGAGTACGCCGAGACAGCGCGGCGTTTCGTGTGGAACGAGCTGGCCGACTGGTATCTCGAAAGCGTCAAGAGCCGAGTCGCGACAGAAGGCGATGACCGCGACGTTGCACGCGCGGTGCTCGTGCACGTCTTCGACGCCGCGTTGCGACTGTTGCATCCCGTGATTCCGTTCATCACCGAAGCGCTGTGGCAACGACTGCCGGAGCGCGCGGCGAAAGATTCTCCGCTTCTCTGCACCGCGACGTGGCCGGTCGCGTCGCCCGTGCGCGCGGACGGCGGTGCGGCCGAATTCGAACGCGTGCGTGAATGCGTCGACGCCCTGCGTGCAATGCGCGCGGAATATGGAGTTACACCGGGCAAGGTCGTTCATGCAGTCGTCGTGGCGACGCCGACTCCGGAGTTGTACATCACGGAGGCCGGACTGATCGGGCAGCTCGCGCGCGCGACGCTGACGGTTTCGGGTCGAGTCGATGGACCCGCCGTGCACACATTGCTCGCTGACGGAAGCGATCTAGTCATCTCGCTCGGCGGCCTCGTCGATCTCGAGCAGGAGCGACGCAAGCTCGAGGTCGAGTTGAATCAGTTGGAGGGTCAGCTTGCTGCACTGCGCGGCAGGCTCGCCAATGAGTCCTTTACCACCCGTGCACCTGCACATATTGTCGATGCCGAGCGCGCCAAGGAGCGAGAGTGGTCCGCGCGCGCCGAGGCGTTGCGCAAGAAGGTCATTACGCTCGGGGTTGGTACTTGA
- a CDS encoding HAD family hydrolase: MIQAPTTVFLDRDGTIIRDVGYLSRPEDVELLAGAARAIARLNNAGIPVIVITNQSGIGRGRFTTDDYLLTQRRLDELLRDGGAVIDATYFCPDHPSFTGPRSCRKPGIALFERAVAEHALDMSAPSYVGDRWRDVEPFHQLGGTPVLISGPGTPPEDVERARDEDVTIVASLADAIDVLLGPDQL, translated from the coding sequence ATGATCCAGGCGCCAACGACTGTCTTTCTGGATCGGGACGGGACCATCATTCGCGACGTGGGCTACCTGTCTCGCCCGGAGGATGTCGAGCTCCTCGCCGGCGCCGCACGCGCTATTGCACGCCTCAACAACGCAGGCATCCCGGTGATCGTGATCACGAATCAATCCGGAATCGGACGTGGCCGTTTCACGACGGACGACTATCTGCTCACCCAGCGGCGACTTGACGAACTGCTGCGCGACGGTGGCGCGGTGATCGACGCAACCTATTTCTGCCCCGATCATCCCTCTTTCACAGGACCGCGCAGTTGCCGCAAGCCCGGCATCGCGCTGTTCGAGCGCGCAGTCGCCGAGCACGCACTCGACATGAGTGCACCGAGCTACGTTGGCGATCGGTGGCGTGACGTCGAACCGTTTCATCAGCTTGGCGGCACGCCGGTGCTGATCAGCGGACCTGGCACGCCTCCAGAAGACGTCGAACGCGCGAGGGACGAGGACGTCACCATCGTTGCATCGCTTGCCGATGCGATCGACGTGCTGCTTGGGCCCGATCAGCTGTGA
- a CDS encoding Ig-like domain-containing protein produces MRIRRSSVFNALAMLALFACASPGVPPGGPERHTPPAITRIQPDTNSVGVRGRDFVIHFDEVISEHPAGATTLGDLVLISPQRGKPDVEWHRSSLSIHPPKGWRANTTYTVTILPGIADLRGNVRTTPTVVTFSTGPSIPNTSIRGTMFDWLSGLPVTSGMIEVRPQTDTSVVYVTASDSIGHYRLVGLPPARYHVRGYADANRNRGLDPGEAFDTTVVDLADSLNLEILTFAHDSTGPRLGSVSLRDSVTLDASFDTPIDPRVPLTPAQFTLTAPDSSRIAIVSVKAMQQQDTAHALPVPPAVPAQQSVIPVPQRRPTPARIVLPKPTRPLLARNVIIVVAKPLQAGATYRLDVLNATGPTGRKLSSDRTFTVPKPEKPRASKEPAPRPASPDTTRRVRPAR; encoded by the coding sequence TTGAGGATAAGGCGCAGCAGCGTCTTCAACGCACTGGCGATGCTCGCGCTGTTTGCGTGCGCATCTCCGGGCGTTCCGCCGGGCGGACCTGAGCGCCACACGCCGCCTGCGATCACGCGCATCCAGCCGGACACGAACAGCGTCGGCGTGCGCGGAAGGGATTTCGTGATTCACTTCGACGAGGTGATCTCGGAACATCCTGCCGGAGCAACGACGCTCGGCGACCTGGTACTCATATCGCCGCAGCGCGGAAAGCCTGACGTGGAGTGGCATCGGTCGTCGCTCAGCATTCATCCGCCCAAGGGCTGGCGCGCAAACACGACGTACACTGTCACGATACTTCCGGGCATCGCCGACCTTCGCGGCAACGTGCGCACGACGCCGACCGTCGTAACCTTTTCCACCGGTCCATCGATCCCGAACACGTCGATCCGAGGTACGATGTTCGACTGGCTTTCCGGATTGCCTGTCACGAGCGGCATGATCGAAGTGCGACCTCAGACCGATACGTCGGTGGTTTACGTAACGGCGTCGGATTCGATCGGGCATTACCGCCTCGTCGGACTTCCACCCGCGCGGTACCACGTTCGTGGCTATGCCGACGCCAACCGGAATCGCGGTCTCGATCCCGGCGAGGCGTTCGACACGACCGTTGTCGATCTCGCCGATTCGCTCAACCTCGAGATACTCACCTTTGCGCACGACTCGACCGGACCCAGGCTCGGGAGTGTGAGCCTGCGGGATTCGGTCACGCTGGACGCAAGCTTCGATACACCCATAGATCCACGCGTACCGCTCACGCCGGCGCAGTTCACGCTGACTGCGCCCGACTCGTCGCGCATCGCGATCGTATCGGTAAAGGCGATGCAGCAGCAGGACACCGCTCACGCACTGCCCGTGCCGCCAGCCGTCCCCGCGCAGCAATCGGTGATCCCGGTGCCACAGCGGCGTCCCACACCAGCCCGGATCGTGTTGCCGAAGCCTACCCGCCCGCTGCTCGCGCGCAACGTGATCATTGTTGTTGCGAAGCCTCTGCAGGCGGGCGCCACGTATCGTCTCGACGTACTGAATGCCACGGGACCGACGGGTCGCAAGCTGTCGTCCGACCGGACCTTCACGGTCCCGAAACCGGAAAAGCCACGCGCATCGAAAGAACCAGCGCCCAGGCCGGCCTCGCCCGATACCACTCGACGCGTGCGACCAGCGCGATGA
- the thrS gene encoding threonine--tRNA ligase — MVSHHEGGKKKATRANSQSDDFLLELTLPDGSVRSVPEGTLPSEVVGSIGDRLLRAAIAVSVNGEIQDLMTPLRKSGAFRVLTERDPEALPVLRHSAAHLLATAVRRVRPDAQIGFGPSIEDGFYYDFGVDHPFTPEDLEAFEKQMRKIASEKYPFVRAELDRVAAERVFQGDPLKLERLSELPDGEVISTYTDGPFTDLCRGPHVQDTSYLKHFKLMSTAGAYWRGDEKRQMLQRIYGTAWFRKEDLDAYLYRIEEAKRRDHRRLGKELDLFQFHPIAPGAAFWTNRGTIIYNGLVDFMRGKLRVAGYDEVKTPLLYHKTLWEQSGHWGKYKENMFLVLDNETGEHDFSLKPMNCPSHHVLYGSRKHSYRELPVRYATQDVLHRNEISGALSGLTRVRQFQQDDAHIYLAESQITDEVKSLVEMVNDCYGAFGLSYTAKFATRPGPEFRVGTDEMWDRAEESLRAALINTGLPYELKEGDGAFYGPKIDFDVTDSIGRQWQLGTIQLDYANPERFDLSYTGEDNQPHRPVIIHRAILGSFERFIAILIEHFAGAFPLWLAPEQVRIVPISDAQFEAARAVRDALVEAGVRAHLDDRNQTLNYRIREAETLKIPYMAVVGGREAEQGSVAVRTRGAGSKQEVTPLADFVRRVQSEIASRSLTP, encoded by the coding sequence ATGGTGTCGCATCATGAAGGCGGCAAGAAGAAGGCCACCCGGGCGAACTCTCAATCAGACGATTTCTTGTTAGAGCTAACGCTTCCCGACGGTTCTGTAAGATCCGTCCCCGAAGGTACCCTGCCATCAGAGGTAGTGGGATCCATTGGGGACCGCCTGCTACGTGCCGCAATCGCGGTTTCTGTGAACGGCGAGATCCAGGACCTGATGACGCCGCTCCGCAAGAGCGGGGCGTTCCGCGTGCTCACCGAGCGCGACCCGGAGGCCCTCCCTGTTCTGCGTCACTCGGCCGCGCACCTTCTCGCGACTGCCGTCCGGCGCGTGCGTCCTGATGCGCAGATCGGCTTCGGTCCATCGATCGAGGACGGGTTCTACTACGACTTCGGCGTCGACCATCCGTTCACCCCGGAAGATCTCGAGGCGTTCGAAAAGCAGATGCGCAAAATCGCATCGGAAAAATACCCCTTCGTCCGCGCAGAGCTCGATCGCGTGGCCGCCGAACGAGTGTTCCAAGGCGATCCATTAAAACTCGAACGATTGTCCGAGTTGCCCGACGGCGAGGTGATTTCCACCTATACCGACGGCCCGTTCACGGATTTGTGCCGGGGACCGCACGTCCAGGATACGTCCTACCTCAAGCACTTCAAGCTGATGAGCACGGCGGGCGCGTACTGGCGCGGAGACGAAAAGCGCCAGATGCTCCAGCGCATCTATGGAACTGCGTGGTTCCGGAAGGAAGATCTGGACGCCTACCTCTATCGCATCGAGGAGGCGAAGCGGCGCGACCATCGCAGACTGGGCAAGGAGCTGGACCTGTTCCAGTTCCATCCCATCGCTCCTGGCGCTGCGTTCTGGACCAATCGCGGAACGATCATCTATAACGGACTTGTTGACTTCATGCGCGGCAAGCTGCGCGTGGCCGGCTACGACGAAGTGAAGACGCCGCTGCTGTATCACAAGACGCTGTGGGAGCAGTCGGGACACTGGGGCAAGTACAAGGAGAACATGTTCCTCGTCCTCGACAACGAGACGGGCGAGCACGACTTCTCGCTCAAGCCGATGAACTGCCCGTCGCATCACGTTCTGTACGGGAGCAGAAAGCACAGCTATCGCGAGCTTCCCGTCCGCTACGCGACGCAGGACGTGCTGCACCGCAACGAGATCTCCGGCGCGCTGTCGGGACTCACGCGCGTGCGTCAGTTCCAGCAGGACGATGCGCACATCTATCTCGCCGAATCGCAGATCACCGATGAGGTGAAGAGTCTGGTCGAGATGGTCAACGATTGCTACGGAGCGTTCGGGCTCAGCTACACGGCGAAGTTCGCGACGCGGCCCGGCCCCGAGTTTCGTGTAGGTACGGACGAGATGTGGGATCGCGCCGAGGAGTCGTTGCGTGCTGCGTTGATCAACACGGGACTGCCGTACGAGCTCAAGGAAGGCGACGGCGCATTCTACGGTCCCAAGATCGACTTCGACGTGACCGATTCCATCGGTCGTCAGTGGCAGCTCGGGACGATTCAACTCGATTACGCGAACCCCGAGCGATTCGATCTGAGCTACACGGGCGAGGACAACCAGCCGCACCGACCGGTCATCATTCACCGTGCCATTCTGGGATCGTTCGAGCGTTTCATCGCGATTCTGATCGAGCACTTCGCGGGCGCGTTTCCGCTCTGGCTCGCGCCGGAGCAGGTGCGCATAGTACCGATTTCCGACGCACAGTTCGAGGCGGCGCGCGCGGTACGGGACGCGCTGGTCGAGGCCGGCGTGCGCGCGCATCTGGATGACCGCAACCAGACCCTGAACTACAGGATCCGCGAGGCTGAAACGCTCAAGATCCCCTACATGGCGGTAGTGGGAGGCCGGGAAGCCGAGCAGGGGAGCGTTGCCGTACGAACACGCGGCGCGGGGAGCAAGCAGGAAGTCACTCCTCTGGCTGACTTTGTAAGGCGCGTGCAATCCGAGATCGCTTCGCGGTCACTCACGCCGTGA
- a CDS encoding phosphoribosylglycinamide formyltransferase, translating into MKTRIAVLASGGGTNLQAILDHFAALGDAACGEVVVVASNRASAGALDRARTAGIDALVFDARSEDDLMRILTGHNIQLIALAGYLRLVPPGVIAHYSGRIVNVHPGPLPAFGGAGMYGVRVHEAVLAAGLRESAVTVHLVTELYDDGHPLATWPVPVLENDTPDVLAARVLRVEHIIFPRIIDALAATVVADGSTR; encoded by the coding sequence GTGAAAACGCGCATCGCGGTTCTTGCATCCGGCGGCGGTACCAATCTGCAGGCGATACTGGACCACTTTGCGGCGCTTGGTGACGCGGCGTGCGGCGAAGTGGTAGTCGTCGCGTCAAACCGGGCCAGCGCTGGTGCGCTCGATCGAGCGCGCACTGCCGGAATCGACGCGCTGGTGTTCGATGCACGTTCAGAAGACGATCTCATGCGCATCCTCACCGGACACAACATCCAGTTGATTGCGCTCGCCGGATATCTGCGTCTCGTGCCACCTGGCGTGATCGCGCACTACAGCGGCCGGATCGTAAACGTGCACCCTGGCCCACTTCCCGCATTTGGCGGGGCCGGCATGTACGGTGTGCGCGTGCACGAAGCGGTGCTTGCAGCAGGACTGCGCGAGTCCGCCGTGACTGTGCACCTGGTCACTGAACTATACGATGACGGCCACCCGCTCGCGACATGGCCCGTCCCCGTGCTCGAAAACGACACCCCCGATGTCCTTGCGGCACGGGTACTGCGCGTCGAGCACATCATCTTCCCTCGAATCATCGATGCGCTTGCCGCTACTGTCGTTGCCGACGGTAGCACGCGCTGA
- a CDS encoding type II CAAX endopeptidase family protein, protein MDARSLVFASQSERKLRAPWRILIFLIVWVAVTLVAAALAQGLQGAAFASVRTILYYWIDFLAILVATFVSLRWVDGADWNFVRFGRSSSQPALLTSGFLMGMIAIGAPCVVLLAMHELRIVPAPEGNWAVAAAQMALFLLPAAAAEELLMRGYIFAVLRETVGWKTTLVATSIAFGLLHLRNPGADPESITAVIIAGFFLGTILLVTESLYAAWMAHFAWNLTMAAGLHTAVSGLGVTAPNYHVIDNGPDWLTGGSWGPEGGVAAALGMFVFLFYLHGRYRERLQSEALQNR, encoded by the coding sequence TTGGACGCGCGATCTCTCGTATTTGCTTCTCAGTCAGAACGAAAGCTTCGCGCTCCGTGGCGCATTCTCATCTTCCTGATCGTGTGGGTCGCGGTGACGCTGGTCGCCGCGGCGCTCGCACAGGGATTACAGGGAGCCGCGTTCGCGAGCGTGCGCACGATCCTGTATTACTGGATCGATTTCCTGGCGATTCTCGTCGCAACGTTCGTATCGCTGCGGTGGGTGGATGGTGCCGACTGGAATTTCGTGCGCTTCGGACGTTCGTCGTCCCAGCCTGCGTTGCTGACCAGTGGCTTTCTCATGGGAATGATCGCGATCGGTGCTCCGTGCGTCGTGTTGCTGGCCATGCACGAGCTGCGGATCGTTCCAGCTCCCGAAGGGAACTGGGCCGTAGCAGCGGCGCAGATGGCGCTCTTTCTTCTTCCTGCTGCCGCGGCCGAAGAGCTGTTGATGCGTGGCTACATATTCGCGGTGTTGCGCGAGACGGTCGGATGGAAAACGACGCTCGTCGCGACGAGTATTGCATTCGGACTGTTACATCTTCGCAATCCCGGTGCAGATCCCGAGTCGATCACGGCGGTGATCATCGCGGGATTTTTTCTTGGTACGATACTGCTGGTCACGGAGAGCCTGTACGCCGCATGGATGGCTCACTTCGCGTGGAACCTGACCATGGCTGCGGGTCTTCACACTGCGGTGAGCGGTCTGGGCGTGACCGCGCCGAACTATCACGTGATAGACAACGGACCGGACTGGCTCACCGGAGGATCATGGGGCCCGGAAGGCGGGGTGGCGGCCGCATTGGGGATGTTCGTATTTCTGTTCTACCTGCACGGACGGTATCGCGAGCGCTTGCAGAGTGAAGCGCTTCAGAATCGCTAA
- a CDS encoding acetyl-CoA C-acetyltransferase, translated as MSDLSRQPVIVSAARTPIGRYLGGLAPLSATELGAIAIRAALSRAGVSPADVGNVIMGNVLQAGVGQAPARQAALKAGLPGTVSALTVNKVCGSGLEAVMLAAASIKAGDEQVVVAGGMESMSNTPYYVSGYRGGVKFGDQTMVDGLIKDGLWCSFCDVHMGSHADYTARKANATREDQDVFAALSHSKAVAAIEAGKFKAEIVPVEIAGRKGTTTIDTDEGPRKDTTVESLAKLRPAFPGKDKSQELTVTAGNASTLNDGAAAVVVVSEQFAIDHKLEILARITGYATGGGEPQDLFFAPIVAVEKLMAKTGAKIGDYDLIEANEAFASQSIADARGLAWDTARVNVNGGAIALGHPLGASGARILTTLLYALKDRGKRTGLATLCLGGGNAVAMSVERPS; from the coding sequence ATGTCAGACCTCAGCCGGCAACCAGTAATCGTATCGGCCGCCAGGACGCCCATCGGGCGTTACCTGGGCGGCCTTGCACCACTTTCAGCCACGGAACTCGGCGCGATCGCCATACGTGCCGCCCTTTCCCGAGCGGGCGTTTCACCCGCGGACGTTGGGAACGTGATCATGGGCAACGTCCTTCAAGCCGGAGTCGGTCAGGCACCGGCGCGACAGGCAGCGCTCAAGGCGGGGCTCCCCGGGACCGTATCGGCGCTCACCGTCAACAAGGTATGCGGATCGGGCCTCGAGGCGGTGATGCTCGCGGCCGCGTCGATCAAGGCCGGCGACGAGCAAGTCGTCGTTGCGGGCGGAATGGAGTCGATGTCCAACACGCCTTACTATGTGAGCGGATACCGCGGCGGTGTGAAGTTCGGCGATCAGACGATGGTCGATGGATTGATAAAGGACGGTCTGTGGTGCTCGTTCTGCGATGTGCACATGGGCAGCCACGCGGATTACACCGCCCGCAAGGCAAACGCGACGCGCGAGGATCAGGACGTGTTCGCGGCGCTGTCGCACTCCAAAGCGGTCGCTGCGATCGAGGCTGGGAAGTTCAAGGCCGAGATCGTTCCGGTCGAGATCGCGGGGCGAAAGGGGACCACGACCATCGATACGGACGAGGGCCCGCGCAAGGACACCACTGTCGAATCGCTCGCGAAGCTGCGTCCTGCATTTCCCGGCAAGGACAAGAGTCAAGAGCTGACCGTGACTGCGGGTAACGCGTCGACGCTGAACGATGGTGCCGCCGCGGTGGTCGTTGTGAGCGAGCAGTTCGCGATCGATCACAAGCTCGAGATCCTTGCACGCATCACGGGTTACGCGACCGGCGGTGGCGAGCCGCAGGATCTATTCTTCGCGCCGATCGTCGCTGTCGAGAAGCTGATGGCGAAGACGGGTGCGAAGATCGGTGACTACGATCTGATCGAAGCGAACGAGGCGTTCGCGTCCCAGTCGATCGCGGATGCTCGCGGGCTGGCCTGGGACACCGCGCGCGTCAACGTGAACGGCGGTGCCATTGCACTGGGCCATCCACTCGGCGCGAGCGGTGCGCGAATTCTCACGACGCTTCTCTACGCGCTCAAGGATCGCGGCAAGCGAACTGGGCTCGCGACGTTATGCCTCGGCGGTGGGAACGCCGTCGCAATGAGCGTAGAGCGGCCGAGCTGA
- a CDS encoding BON domain-containing protein — translation MRKLSFEENLRHRLRDLPRFRHQDERPSTGEGLVYLAIGAVAGIAAGVVIAQKFGGFSALATKLRERLGAQEEDEFVASEYDEYDEEDYDVDEDEDEEEELSPLEELEERVLEAYHNDPILSERAIDIGAIDEGIIELTGWVYAASEAEHAVTVARGTPGVGTVLNRLAVRAEEDQMNDAADRYDAGEDRLTEAHWEGQGVGMGRKRQGDSSEADRNEDPKPNLEDKWMNEDEAYRSAAEPVDEIVARHKRPPSQRGRADGSPAAPGGVPKADNVANPEEAPPAA, via the coding sequence ATGCGTAAGCTATCCTTTGAGGAAAACCTCCGCCACAGGTTGCGCGACCTCCCGCGCTTCCGTCACCAGGATGAACGCCCCAGCACGGGCGAGGGGCTGGTGTATCTGGCGATCGGCGCGGTGGCAGGTATCGCCGCGGGCGTTGTGATCGCGCAGAAATTCGGCGGCTTCTCTGCTCTCGCCACAAAGCTGCGCGAGCGGCTCGGCGCACAGGAGGAAGACGAGTTCGTCGCCAGCGAATATGACGAGTACGACGAAGAGGACTACGACGTCGACGAGGATGAAGATGAAGAGGAGGAGTTATCGCCTCTCGAAGAGCTCGAGGAGCGCGTCCTCGAGGCATATCACAACGATCCCATCCTGAGCGAGCGCGCGATCGACATCGGCGCCATAGATGAGGGGATCATCGAGCTCACCGGTTGGGTGTATGCGGCAAGTGAGGCCGAGCACGCCGTGACCGTCGCCCGGGGCACCCCTGGAGTGGGTACGGTGCTCAACCGCCTTGCCGTACGAGCTGAAGAAGACCAGATGAACGATGCGGCGGACCGTTACGACGCCGGCGAGGATCGCCTCACAGAGGCACACTGGGAGGGCCAGGGCGTCGGAATGGGGCGGAAGCGCCAGGGCGACTCCTCGGAGGCCGACCGGAACGAGGATCCCAAGCCGAATCTGGAAGACAAATGGATGAACGAGGACGAGGCCTATCGCTCCGCAGCCGAGCCTGTCGATGAAATCGTGGCGCGGCACAAGCGACCGCCGTCGCAGCGCGGCCGCGCGGATGGTTCGCCCGCGGCGCCGGGCGGCGTTCCCAAGGCGGACAACGTGGCGAATCCCGAAGAGGCACCGCCCGCCGCGTAG